The following proteins come from a genomic window of Nicotiana tomentosiformis chromosome 12, ASM39032v3, whole genome shotgun sequence:
- the LOC138903275 gene encoding secreted RxLR effector protein 161-like produces MGLSGAKPAITPIEINLKLTTVEYDKATGIVGDMALKVPTMYQKRIGKLMYVAITRTDISYTIQRLSQFTQHLKRSHCEAALRVVRYLKNAPGQGVWLKAGAATKLSCGYDSDWSAFPNTCRPVTGYAIKFEEFLISWKSKKQQTVSRSSAEAEYRSMASDVVEVTWLLGLFMKLGVAI; encoded by the coding sequence ATGGGCCTCAGTGGAGCTAAACCTGCAATCACCCCTATAGAAATCAATCTGAAGTTAACCACAGTGGAGTATGACAAGGCCACTGGCATTGTGGGAGATATGGCATTGAAGGTTCCTACTATGTACCAAAAGCGGATTGGCAAGCTTATGTATGTTGCAATTACAAGGACAGACATCAGTTATACAATCCAAAGGTTGAGTCAATTCACGCAACATCTTAAGAGGTCACATTGTGAAGCTGCACTTCGAGTGGTGAGATACCTAAAGAATGCTCCAGGTCAAGGTGTGTGGCTGAAAGCTGGGGCTGCGACTAAGTTGAGTTGCGGGTATGATTCAGACTGGTCTGCATTCCCCAATACATGTAGGCCAGTCACAGGTTATGCGATCAAATTTGAAGAATTCTTAATATCTTGGAAATCCAAGAAACAACAAACAGTGTCCAGAAGTTCTGCTGAGGCTGAGTATAGAAGCATGGCTTCAGATGTAGTAGAGGTGACTTGGTTGCTAGGTCTGTTTATGAAACTGGGAGTTGCCATTTAA